The stretch of DNA ttatttaaaataaaattatattacctttttatttgataatatatatattatatatgtatatttattttttaaaatgggaaaaagaaaggaaaaaaaaaaatattcacatatatttttattatatatatatttaccataaaaataagaatatatatatttagcatcaatatatatattattatatgtatatgtttttaaatatatatatatatatatatttatatatatatttataatataacacattgttgatttatattttatttttttttataaaatattttcattgcGAAAAACTattgtattaaaaaagaatggATTATTTGATTAGGAATAATGaatattgtaatattttatatgatgaaaatgaattattaaggaaaagaaaaataaattatgaagGTGGGAATTATCCTTATCAAATTAATTATtggaataattataataatgaaataaatatcagtgatgatgatatgaatagggaaaaagtaaataataaatttgataatacttataataatattaataataatatcttttattttccttGTAAAGGGGTCACAGACGAACCTAGATtgtgttataaaaaaagaaatacttacaatgaaaatattaaggATAACTTAGAATATGATAAGAATGTAAATAATCATGACTATGATAACAGTAAAGATATATCAGACAATTTTATGAAGAATGAGTGTGGTAAGATGAAAAAATGTGGAGAAAGTACTGAGGAGaacaatgataatgataataataacaatgagagtaatagtaataataatgagagtaatagtaataataatgagagtaataataataataatgagagtaataataataataatgagagtaataataataatgagaataataataataatgagaataataacaataataacaacaataacaataataataacaacaataataacaacaataataacaacaataataacaacaataataacaacaataataacaacaacaataataataacaataataataacaacaacaataataacaataataatgataagaatgaagatgatgaaaatacTACTGGGAAAGGGAAAAAAACAGAAGTGAAAAAACGTGCAGGcagaaaaagaaatgattCCACATTGTATGGCAATAGTAATACAATGTTAAAAAATAgctttttacaaaataataaaatgatatataataatatggatcatataaatgataCTAATGAACaagataaatttttatttgaacaaagaaaaatgatgatgaataataaaatggaaaatatGGGCCCCAATATGAATAtgacaaataaaaattattttcaaagTGTAAATAACATGAAATTGAatgtagaaaataataaaaatcttATAGGTTTAAatgcaaataatataaataattatccaaataatataaataatattaatagtaatatgaatataccaaaaaatataaaccttcattcaaacaaacaaatgatgtttatgaataataatatgaatgtacatgcaaaaacaaataaattaaatgatgTAGCTAGAGTGAAtagtataaattttaatgaagaaaataaaatggctgttataaatgatgatacgCGAATGGATAATAAAATGAGAGATATGATGAAAAGTGGTGGGATGgatatacatttaaaaaatgaagaatctttatatatgaataatatgtataatatgaatagtaaTAATCCAAATAGTATACCTAGAATGAGTACAATGAATATTGGAAAACCtatgaataattttaataatatgaatatgcctataaataatataaatgctTATAACAATCACATGATTAATtcgtataataatatgatgattacaaataatatgaacaatataaataCCATAAATCatatgaacaataataataataataatagtaatagtaatttTGGGCAACATGTTCAGGCACTACAATTTATGAATCCTAATATGAATAACGACATGaacaataatatgaataataatatgaataataatatgaataataatatgaataataatatgaataataatatgaataataatatgaataataatatgaataatagtatgaataataatataaataataatataaataataatatgaataataatataaataataatataaataataatatgaataataatatgaataataataataataatatcctTTTGAATAATAACCAGAGTAATGCACatattcatatgaataaCAACATGAATTTAAATCCCACTggaaataattcattttttaataattcaaataaacATCTCAATATGATGACTATGAgctcaaaaaataaaaaaaacgcTATATTAAAGAATACAGGTAATAACgaatttgaaaatataaaaagagtTCATTCAAACTGCTctaatagtaataaaaaatcaaTTAAAATGAGTAgcaatgaaaataataatacaacaacaactgttataaaaaatataagagtTGAGAATATAAAGTTTAATGAAAGTATTAATTTGAAAAATGTAGATGGCTTAGATCTAAGTACTAATTTTGTTAATGGGAAATATATATccaaattaaataatgatgagaaaatatataatgtagtACATTCTATTGTAAAAGATTCTCTCAAGGATTGTTTAGttgatttttataataatgcaaattatatttttaaagataAATTAGATTTTGTATGTAATAGTAATACACCCACatgtaataatttaaatgatttaGAGGACAACAAAAAGGATCAGGAGGATGGAGATAAACATAATTATTCACTTGAAAAGAAAGATAATGAAGAACatgcaaataataattctgaTAATAAACTTGATGGTTTTGAATTaggtataaataaaacacCAGAAAATAAGGAAGATCAAAATGGAAAtgacaaaataataaatgacaaaataataaatgataatataataaatgataatataataaatgataatataataaatgataatataataaatgacaaaataataaatgataatataataaatgatgatataaatgatgataataaaacgAATACACCCAAACCAAGAACACCTAAAAATGAAGctaaaaatgttataacCTCTTCCTTATTGTCAggctttaatatatttagtgcctttagtaatagtaatacaCCTAactcgaaaaaaaaaaaatatgatcaaGAGGaagaaaaggaagaaaaaaaaaaattagaagaagaagtagaagaagaaaataataaatgtaaagATAAAAGTGATGAGAATGAAAATAAGTCTCCtcaaaatgaagataataaaaatattatcaataataataatgaaaataatgttttagacaaacaaaataatgtACAAGAATCTATAGATAAGTTAGAAAATATTGATACAGATAGTAATATTAAGAGAGATGtactaaataataatgtagaagataatgaagaagataGAGAATATATTTTAGTAGAAATTACAAAAAGTATATGTTCCATAATCAATTTACAACAATTAATGCCTGTTAATACAAGGTTAGCTAACCCTAATCTGATATATGATCCAAATTATGAAACCATATATTCTAAATGGAAAACATTTTTAAGAAAAGAGCAATCAAGTGGAAATTTAATTAGTAACTGTTTTTCAAGAGATTTCTTACATACTGTTTTGTTATGTAATTATGTTACTATAATTGAGGATTTAAGAAAAACAGCTGTTAAGAAAAAGTTGAAATATTTCTTCTTACACTTATGTTTGGAATCTGGAATATCGATTAACGTAGCATTGATGTTGTTTATAAATGCAACTAAGCAGAGTGATAAGTTACAGGTATTAagagtatatatatttttataattctatGAACGATATTTTGTGTAtggatgtatatatatggatagataaataaataaataaatatatatatatatatatatatatatacatatttttttttttgtgtgtatAGTCTTTACTACCTTCCGAAACTGGATTAGGATATTTACACAGAGATGCAGGTGGAGCAAAAGAAGAGAATATGGGTATTATAACATTTGAATGTATAACGAACGATAGGGAACCAgatcatttaataaaattaataactttgaaaaatattttctcaaGACAGTTACCAAAAATGCCAAGAGAATATATAGTAAGGCTTGTATTTGATAGGAATCATTATACCTTttgtttattaaaaaaaaatacagtTATAGGTGGAGTATGTTTCAGGCCATATTTTGAACAAAAATTTGCGGAAATTGCATTTTTAGCTGTTACTTCAACAGAGCAGGTTAAAGGATATGGTACAAGATTAATGAATCATTTGAAGGAGCATGTAAAGAAGTTTGGTATTGAATATTTCTTAACCTATGCAGGTATGTACATAAAATGGAATAcgacaataaatatatatatatatataatatatatatatgtgtgtaattatttatttatttttgtacaGACAACTTTGCCATAGGATATTTTAGAAAACAAGGATTTTCACAAAAAATTTCTATGCCAAAAGAAAGATGGTTTGGATATATTAAAGATTATGATGGTGGTACATTAATGGAATGTTATATTTTCCCAAACATCAATTATTTGAGACTTTCGGAAATGttatatgaacaaaaaaaaacagtaAAGAAAgctatacattttataaaacctcaagttatatataaaggtattaattattttgcTGATAATAAAGGAGCTGCTTTACATCCAAGTACTATTCCTGGATTATTAGAAGTTGGAtggaaaaaagaaacaagGGAAATAACTAAAAAGGTTCAACATAAAGAAGTTCAATTGAAAGATCAAATCTTAGCTGTTCTTGATCATTTAGAAAAACAACAATCCGCATGGCCATTTCTTAAGCCAGTTAGTCTTTCAGAAGCTCctgattattatgatattataaaagaacCAACAGATATTTTAACCATGAGAAGAAAGGCCAgacatgtaatatatatatataaataaatatgtgtatatagatatgtgtttatatttctactttaaaaattttagtcattgttaatattatatattattatttttttatttatttatttattttttattttttttcttaggGGGATTATAAAACCAAGGAAGATTTTGGTATTGAGCTTAAGAGAATGTTTGATAATTGTCGTTTATATAATGCTCCAACAACTATTTATTTCAAATATGCAAATGAACTACAAACACTTATATGGCCTAAATATGAAGCCATAACTGATACAGCAAAATAGGATGGTCAttgtatatttgtttttttttttttttctcttttttcgTAAAGGataatgtatacatatatattaataaaaagcaccatatacataatagatatcattattttttatttgatccAATTAATAATACACTTTATTTGGgtggaaaaataaaaaatatgtatttatttttcttatatttgtATACCAGATGAGcatatgattatattatacattaaattttttattgatCATTTGTTTATCTCAATGGATTTAAtcatttacatataaatatatatatatatatatatatatatatataattctttttattgatgtgattaaatataatacagccaatatatacatttattccgaaataatttttttatttttattcttacattatattatattattttatttaattttaattttttttttttttttttgtccgTTTTAAAAAGACGcgattaaaaaataatttatacacgaacataatatttttttataatattttttaaagaatatcAATGAAtttgtaaattatttaaaacaaagagatatgtttaaaatttttaagtgAAAATATAGGATTATAAggttatatgcatatatatatttaaatatgtatCAATATAAATAGGACTTTCGaaattattagatatatatatatatattatatatttcatatttggATTTTATATAAAGTGAAAAAATGTAACGTTTGTGTTATTAGGTTTtcaaatgtaatatattttaaaaggaGATATATAGatagatatatatgtggatgcattttttaattttttttttttttttttttacttcaAATGTTTGAAGAGTATGTTTCATTTATACGAACTgttaatgttttttttaagacATCCCAGGGATGAATATGATGAAGAATTTTTAGGTCCTATATTTATGcatttttatgataaaaattattataggaaagatataattataaaaaatcgAAGAGGAGAGAAATTAAAATGTTCTTTTTTCACaccttttaattataatgagAATACACCTTgtgttatatatacacattctGCAAGTAGTTGTCAATTAGAAGTTTTGGATATACtacatattcttttattatgtGACTGTTCTATATTTTCCTATGATTGTTCAGGTTGTGGTTTATCAGATGGATATTATTCGACTAAGGGTTGGAATGAATCTCAAGATTTATATTTGATATTAAATCATTTACATAATGtagaaaagataaaaaattttgttttatgGGGAAAATATTCCGGTGCTGTAACTTCAATAATAGCAGCAGCCTTGtatggaaatataaaattgttgGTAGGGATTAACGaatgaatttaataaaatatattacttttgtgttaatatatatatatacatatatttacatttatttacgttttttttttttgtttttttttttactcttTTCAGATTCTGGACTCACCATATGTATCTTTaattgaattatataaaacaacaTTTCACTTGAACGCTAAGAAAAAAGGAgagatattttttaaaaatgtctgtttatatttagtaaggaaacaaattaaaaagaagttccattatgatataaataatgtgtgcccaatattttttattgaagATATTACAATACCTACAATTTACATTATTTCAAAAAACGATAAAATAGTACATCCTGttcattctttatattttgcatataaacaacaaaaagcatataaaattttttttatatcagaATCTTCAACTCAaacatatgaaaatttttcttatgaaaataaattaactATAGCTATTAAAACCATATTATATGGATATTCTATTAATAGTACAGAATTTAAAAAGGTCTTTGATGTATATGCTTATtggaaattattttatagttTGAAAGATAAGTATGAAAATGAATTTGATTTTATTGATAaattaataacaaaaaaattaaatcaaaaaaataaaattattaaaaatgttaaaaaGTTTATTCTATTCAAATATGAATCTAAGTCTTCTTTAAACTCATCAACGTATTTcaagtaaaataaaaaataacatactGATtaggtatataatatatatatatataataatttcttatttataatttctttttaaattaacCTTTTTTACTCTTTTTTAGCCAGTCAACTATGGATTCCATTCGAGAATTCAATAcgagtaatataaatataaacatatatatgttacatGTATATGTTAATGTCTGgggaaaatattttattttatttcgtttttattttgatagaTGATAAGGAATATTCTCAAGACAAATTATTCGCAGAAAATAAATGTGAAAACTATAATATTAACCAATATAAGCATTCCGGAAATATTAGTGAATGCTTATTTTCTGATATCGATATTATGACAGTTGATCGTAACGTTACCACCAATACTTTTAAAGATAAACTTTTGAATAATTTACATAACTTTAATCAAACATATGGAAATATTGAAGAACAACAAAAAGAATCGGAATTATTACACATGCAAAGCGCAAGAAGTTCTTTAAAATCaagtattaatatatatatatatatatatatatatatatatatatatatgaattttaataaataaataaatataaatacatatattatcaatacaTATACACAATATATCctaaataatataactcATTCGAATTATTAACCTACCATATTACGTCTACCTTATTCAACTAACATGAAACTTTTATTTTCCCCTTATTTTATAGagaaaaatacatataaaaaatcttTAACATGGGATAGCAAACTTCAAAGTTCCATTACTTATTTCAAAGAAGATTGTCCATTTCAATTGTTAAAGAAtgattaaacaaaaaaaattattttttatatgtttttaaattGGGTAAGGCAAcaccaattttttttttttttttttaaatatctacatatatatatatataaatcaatataaatattatatactttgtgattaatattttatttttccctgtttttcattttttaaaaagattataataaaaatgtacacccctaatatatatatatatatatatatatatatatatttttattacaatatttaattcataaaatatatattttttaacgTATGTTAATTTGTTACCTAGAACGTTTGAAAATCTacctattatttttatttcagatatattatattaaaataatattacttcctatatattatatatatatataataacagaatcgtaaaatgttataaattgtttattatatatatatatatgtgtatagatacatttatgtttttggaaatatatatatacataaatgtagaaatatatatatagaattaactattatatatatatatatttatttatttttttgaggaaaaaaatatagacaaaaaaggaataacaaaaatgtagtcaaaaaaaaaaaaaaaaaaaaaaaaaaaaaaaaaaaatagaattaTTTAATCTTTACGTCTtcgaaatataaaaatatagtaatatatgaattgatgttcaaatgaaaaaagctttaatttttttttttttttttttttatttatttatcgtCAACGATTACATATTACCACAgcatttattaataaaattgcACAATGAAgctttgtatttttttgatttagGTACATACTCTACAATTGTTGCAGGTCGTACTGATACAATTGCTTGCCCATTACTATTAGCATAGGAAGGAACAAAATTAGATTTCCCTGTAATCGAACGTGCGCCATATACACTAGGTAATGTTGAAAACCTTTCATTAGATATATGTAAATTCGATGAATGTGGATGTTTTTCTTCTACTATTTTGAGGTGTTCCATTGTATTTGTACTATAATTAggaatattatttctttccattattttttgaatataacCATTAGAACCGTTATATGATTGGTTAACAAATGTTTTATCAAATTGTGGGTTCATATGATCTGAATAATATGTACCATACGTgttaacattattatatactgAACCACTAATATCTCTTAAATTAGATTCTACTatattgtaattattattacaggaattcatataattttgttcATAGGTCGGTTGTTCAATTCCTTTTTCTTCTGGTAAATGAATACTTACATGAGATACATTGGAATCCTTAAAACGTTCATCAATATCATAGTAATTTTCTTCCATATTGCTATTAATTATTTCCTTAGAATTGgtttcttcatcatttattttttcatttttctctGATGTAAAATCATAATTAGAATATTCATTTGTAGCTTCATGGTATcttgtttcatttttatgttcCAAGTTTCCTTCAGTGTATTCCTCTTCATCAGATGTATCATTACCATCAactacattatttttatctttcaaTGTTTCAACATTTTGGTTATCCATATTGGAAGATGATATCTCCAATTGTGAATAAACGTTAGGTGATGCATTGGTTGTTCCCATATGTCTATATGTTtcgatattataaatatcacttttttctttgtttATTTCGGATACAAATGAATTACCCTTCTCTGAAACATTACAAGAAATCTGTTGGTTTGTCTCATGCATATTTTTTCctaaatgaatattattttcattctttGTCATATCACAGATTTCAGGTATTTCAAAGCTATTAGTCAAAATTTCTTTCTCAACTCTATTTACTTTTAATACTGGAACAACACGTTCTACAATTAGAGGGAcctttttttctataatgtTTTCTTTATGAACGTATACTGGTATTTCTACAATTTTGTTTCTGTACTCTATTTTGggtatatgtataattttttccttCTCTATTACTTTTGGCTGATACTTAATTTTGTCTAAGTAAATTGGTTTTGAAATATGTTTTGTTTTATAGGTAATTATAG from Plasmodium sp. gorilla clade G2 genome assembly, chromosome: 8 encodes:
- a CDS encoding alpha/beta hydrolase, putative codes for the protein MFHLYELLMFFLRHPRDEYDEEFLGPIFMHFYDKNYYRKDIIIKNRRGEKLKCSFFTPFNYNENTPCVIYTHSASSCQLEVLDILHILLLCDCSIFSYDCSGCGLSDGYYSTKGWNESQDLYLILNHLHNVEKIKNFVLWGKYSGAVTSIIAAALYGNIKLLILDSPYVSLIELYKTTFHLNAKKKGEIFFKNVCLYLVRKQIKKKFHYDINNVCPIFFIEDITIPTIYIISKNDKIVHPVHSLYFAYKQQKAYKIFFISESSTQTYENFSYENKLTIAIKTILYGYSINSTEFKKVFDVYAYWKLFYSLKDKYENEFDFIDKLITKKLNQKNKIIKNVKKFILFKYESKSSLNSSTQSTMDSIREFNTNDKEYSQDKLFAENKCENYNINQYKHSGNISECLFSDIDIMTVDRNVTTNTFKDKLLNNLHNFNQTYGNIEEQQKESELLHMQSARSSLKSKKNTYKKSLTWDSKLQSSITYFKEDCPFQLLKND
- a CDS encoding histone acetyltransferase GCN5; this encodes MDYLIRNNEYCNILYDENELLRKRKINYEGGNYPYQINYWNNYNNEINISDDDMNREKVNNKFDNTYNNINNNIFYFPCKGVTDEPRLCYKKRNTYNENIKDNLEYDKNVNNHDYDNSKDISDNFMKNECGKMKKCGESTEENNDNDNNNNESNSNNNESNSNNNESNNNNNESNNNNNESNNNNENNNNNENNNNNNNNNNNNNNNNNNNNNNNNNNNNNNNNNNNNNNNNNNNNNNNNNNNDKNEDDENTTGKGKKTEVKKRAGRKRNDSTLYGNSNTMLKNSFLQNNKMIYNNMDHINDTNEQDKFLFEQRKMMMNNKMENMGPNMNMTNKNYFQSVNNMKLNVENNKNLIGLNANNINNYPNNINNINSNMNIPKNINLHSNKQMMFMNNNMNVHAKTNKLNDVARVNSINFNEENKMAVINDDTRMDNKMRDMMKSGGMDIHLKNEESLYMNNMYNMNSNNPNSIPRMSTMNIGKPMNNFNNMNMPINNINAYNNHMINSYNNMMITNNMNNINTINHMNNNNNNNSNSNFGQHVQALQFMNPNMNNDMNNNMNNNMNNNMNNNMNNNMNNNMNNNMNNNMNNSMNNNINNNINNNMNNNINNNINNNMNNNMNNNNNNILLNNNQSNAHIHMNNNMNLNPTGNNSFFNNSNKHLNMMTMSSKNKKNAILKNTGNNEFENIKRVHSNCSNSNKKSIKMSSNENNNTTTTVIKNIRVENIKFNESINLKNVDGLDLSTNFVNGKYISKLNNDEKIYNVVHSIVKDSLKDCLVDFYNNANYIFKDKLDFVCNSNTPTCNNLNDLEDNKKDQEDGDKHNYSLEKKDNEEHANNNSDNKLDGFELGINKTPENKEDQNGNDKIINDKIINDNIINDNIINDNIINDNIINDKIINDNIINDDINDDNKTNTPKPRTPKNEAKNVITSSLLSGFNIFSAFSNSNTPNSKKKKYDQEEEKEEKKKLEEEVEEENNKCKDKSDENENKSPQNEDNKNIINNNNENNVLDKQNNVQESIDKLENIDTDSNIKRDVLNNNVEDNEEDREYILVEITKSICSIINLQQLMPVNTRLANPNLIYDPNYETIYSKWKTFLRKEQSSGNLISNCFSRDFLHTVLLCNYVTIIEDLRKTAVKKKLKYFFLHLCLESGISINVALMLFINATKQSDKLQSLLPSETGLGYLHRDAGGAKEENMGIITFECITNDREPDHLIKLITLKNIFSRQLPKMPREYIVRLVFDRNHYTFCLLKKNTVIGGVCFRPYFEQKFAEIAFLAVTSTEQVKGYGTRLMNHLKEHVKKFGIEYFLTYADNFAIGYFRKQGFSQKISMPKERWFGYIKDYDGGTLMECYIFPNINYLRLSEMLYEQKKTVKKAIHFIKPQVIYKGINYFADNKGAALHPSTIPGLLEVGWKKETREITKKVQHKEVQLKDQILAVLDHLEKQQSAWPFLKPVSLSEAPDYYDIIKEPTDILTMRRKARHGDYKTKEDFGIELKRMFDNCRLYNAPTTIYFKYANELQTLIWPKYEAITDTAK
- a CDS encoding inner membrane complex protein 1i, putative — its product is MQGETINVPSSSVPYTFEHSKHLKSKILKPIRQEKVVKVPVTQYVEKIVEKEQIKYVNKYVDVIKPIITYKTKHISKPIYLDKIKYQPKVIEKEKIIHIPKIEYRNKIVEIPVYVHKENIIEKKVPLIVERVVPVLKVNRVEKEILTNSFEIPEICDMTKNENNIHLGKNMHETNQQISCNVSEKGNSFVSEINKEKSDIYNIETYRHMGTTNASPNVYSQLEISSSNMDNQNVETLKDKNNVVDGNDTSDEEEYTEGNLEHKNETRYHEATNEYSNYDFTSEKNEKINDEETNSKEIINSNMEENYYDIDERFKDSNVSHVSIHLPEEKGIEQPTYEQNYMNSCNNNYNIVESNLRDISGSVYNNVNTYGTYYSDHMNPQFDKTFVNQSYNGSNGYIQKIMERNNIPNYSTNTMEHLKIVEEKHPHSSNLHISNERFSTLPSVYGARSITGKSNFVPSYANSNGQAIVSVRPATIVEYVPKSKKYKASLCNFINKCCGNM